In Polaribacter sp. L3A8, a genomic segment contains:
- a CDS encoding DUF58 domain-containing protein: METKEILKKVRKIEIKTKRLSNDIFGGEYHSSFKGRGMTFSEVRQYQFGDDVRAIDWNVTARYNEPYIKVFEEERELTMMLLVDVSGSELFGTSTQFKKDTVTEIAATLAFSATQNNDKVGLILFSDDVELFIPPKKGKSHVLRIIRELIEFKPKSKKTNIAAALKFLSSVMKKRAIVFMLSDFMDDDYEKTLKIAAKKHDLTGIRIFDKHDEEIPNLGMVPMLDSETREVKLINTGSKSVRTSYKANALRLTDYYINMFKRSGAGTVNTRVDENYVKKLLGYFKHKGR; encoded by the coding sequence ATGGAAACAAAAGAAATACTTAAAAAGGTTCGTAAAATAGAAATTAAGACAAAACGTTTGTCTAATGATATTTTTGGTGGTGAATACCATTCATCATTTAAAGGACGTGGTATGACTTTTTCTGAAGTAAGACAATACCAATTTGGCGATGATGTAAGAGCGATTGATTGGAATGTTACTGCGCGTTACAATGAACCTTATATTAAGGTTTTTGAAGAAGAACGAGAGTTAACCATGATGCTTTTGGTAGATGTTTCTGGTTCTGAATTATTTGGTACATCTACACAATTTAAAAAAGATACGGTTACAGAAATTGCCGCTACATTGGCTTTTTCAGCTACTCAAAATAATGATAAAGTAGGTTTAATTTTATTTTCTGATGATGTAGAACTTTTTATTCCTCCTAAAAAAGGAAAAAGTCACGTTTTAAGAATTATTAGAGAGTTAATAGAATTTAAACCAAAAAGTAAAAAAACCAATATTGCTGCAGCTTTAAAGTTTTTATCTAGTGTGATGAAAAAAAGAGCAATTGTTTTTATGTTATCAGATTTTATGGATGATGATTACGAAAAAACATTAAAAATTGCTGCAAAAAAACACGATTTAACAGGAATCAGAATTTTTGATAAACATGATGAAGAAATTCCTAATTTAGGAATGGTCCCCATGTTAGATTCAGAAACTAGAGAAGTTAAGCTGATAAACACAGGATCGAAATCTGTAAGAACAAGTTACAAAGCAAACGCTTTACGTTTAACTGATTATTACATAAACATGTTTAAAAGAAGTGGCGCAGGTACAGTTAACACAAGAGTTGATGAAAACTACGTGAAAAAATTACTAGGTTATTTTAAACATAAAGGAAGATAG
- a CDS encoding AAA family ATPase, translating to MDVDVRAINEKIERESAFIDILTLEMNKVIVGQKQMIESLLIGLIGNGHILLEGVPGLAKTLAINTLSKAVQASFSRVQFTPDLLPADVVGTMIYNMKENNFEIKKGPIFANFVLADEINRAPAKVQSALLEAMQERQITIGDTTFKLDEPFLVMATQNPVEQEGTYPLPEAQVDRFMLKVVIDYPKLQDEQIIMRQNLSGGFSKVNPVVSVDQIIRAREVANEVYMDEKIEKYILDIIFATRYPEKYNLPQLKDLISFGASPRGSINLAKAAKCYAFIKRRGYVIPEDVRAVVFDILRHRIGITYEAEAENVTSVDIINSIINEIEVP from the coding sequence ATGGATGTAGATGTAAGAGCTATTAATGAAAAAATAGAAAGAGAAAGTGCCTTTATAGACATTCTTACTTTAGAAATGAATAAAGTAATTGTTGGGCAAAAACAAATGATAGAAAGTTTGTTAATTGGCTTAATTGGTAATGGACATATTTTGTTAGAAGGGGTTCCTGGATTAGCAAAAACACTAGCAATTAATACTTTATCTAAAGCGGTACAAGCTAGTTTTAGTAGAGTACAGTTTACACCAGATTTATTACCTGCAGATGTTGTTGGAACGATGATTTACAACATGAAGGAAAATAATTTCGAAATTAAAAAAGGACCTATTTTCGCAAACTTTGTGTTAGCAGATGAGATTAACAGAGCACCTGCAAAAGTACAATCTGCTTTACTAGAAGCAATGCAAGAGCGTCAAATTACTATTGGTGATACTACTTTTAAGTTAGATGAGCCTTTCTTAGTAATGGCAACTCAAAACCCAGTAGAACAAGAAGGAACCTATCCTTTACCAGAAGCACAAGTAGATCGTTTTATGCTAAAAGTGGTTATTGATTACCCTAAATTACAAGATGAGCAAATTATTATGCGTCAGAATTTATCTGGCGGATTTTCAAAAGTAAATCCTGTAGTTTCTGTAGATCAAATTATAAGAGCAAGAGAAGTGGCTAACGAAGTGTATATGGATGAAAAAATTGAGAAATACATTCTTGATATCATCTTTGCAACGCGTTACCCAGAAAAATATAATTTACCACAATTAAAAGATTTAATTAGTTTCGGAGCATCACCAAGGGGAAGTATCAACCTTGCTAAAGCAGCAAAATGTTATGCTTTTATCAAAAGAAGAGGGTATGTAATACCAGAAGATGTTAGAGCAGTTGTTTTTGATATTTTACGTCACAGAATAGGAATTACCTATGAAGCAGAAGCAGAAAATGTAACCTCTGTAGACATTATCAATTCAATCATTAATGAGATTGAAGTACCATAA
- a CDS encoding UDP-2,3-diacylglucosamine diphosphatase, giving the protein MISITTSENKKVYFASDQHFGAPTPEASFPREKKFVAWLDEVKKDAETIFLLGDLFDFWFEYKTVVPKGFVRVLGKLAEIRDSGIPIYFFIGNHDLWMNDYFEKELNIPVYHEPQEFLINNKKFLIGHGDGLGPGDHGYKRMKKVFTFPLFNWMFRWLHPDIGVRLGHYMSVKNKLISGDDDAKYLGDDNEWLVQYCKEKLTEKQYDYFVFGHRHLPLEIELQENSMYINLGDWIQYFTYGEYKDSEFKLLKFNNNSL; this is encoded by the coding sequence TTGATTTCTATAACAACTTCAGAAAATAAAAAAGTCTATTTTGCTTCCGATCAACATTTTGGGGCACCAACGCCAGAAGCTAGTTTTCCTCGCGAAAAAAAGTTTGTTGCTTGGTTAGATGAAGTGAAAAAAGATGCAGAAACTATTTTTTTACTAGGTGATCTATTCGATTTTTGGTTCGAGTATAAAACAGTTGTACCAAAAGGATTTGTTAGGGTTTTAGGTAAATTAGCTGAAATAAGAGATAGCGGAATACCTATTTACTTTTTTATTGGTAATCATGATTTATGGATGAATGATTATTTCGAAAAAGAATTAAACATACCAGTATATCATGAACCACAAGAATTTTTAATCAACAATAAAAAGTTTTTAATTGGGCATGGAGATGGTTTAGGTCCTGGAGATCATGGCTACAAACGTATGAAAAAAGTATTCACTTTCCCTTTATTTAATTGGATGTTTAGATGGTTGCATCCAGATATTGGTGTCCGTTTAGGGCATTATATGTCTGTAAAAAACAAACTAATTTCGGGTGATGATGATGCCAAATATTTAGGTGATGATAACGAGTGGTTGGTACAGTATTGTAAAGAAAAACTAACAGAAAAACAGTACGATTATTTTGTATTTGGGCACAGACACCTTCCTTTAGAAATAGAACTTCAAGAAAATAGTATGTACATAAATCTAGGAGATTGGATTCAATATTTTACCTATGGAGAATATAAAGATTCCGAATTTAAACTGTTAAAATTCAATAATAATTCCCTTTAA